Proteins from a single region of Lysinibacillus sp. JNUCC-52:
- a CDS encoding Zn-ribbon domain-containing OB-fold protein produces the protein MVQYTGIGTPKPNMNEDTEMFWHKLRETKKLHFQQCCKCGTVLHPPRPICYNCHSFDLEWVETPTKGTIYSYVVYHRSVHPGFQTPYEVVLVELENGARIVGNMLDAAPDELAIGMPVEVVVDDQVYEDLSLIKFKKI, from the coding sequence ATGGTGCAATATACGGGTATTGGCACGCCAAAGCCAAATATGAATGAAGATACGGAAATGTTTTGGCACAAGCTTCGGGAAACAAAGAAACTACATTTTCAACAATGTTGTAAGTGCGGTACAGTGTTACATCCACCGCGTCCTATTTGTTATAACTGCCATAGTTTTGACTTGGAATGGGTAGAAACGCCTACGAAAGGAACAATCTATTCTTATGTTGTGTATCACCGTTCGGTACACCCAGGATTTCAAACACCGTACGAAGTAGTATTAGTTGAATTAGAAAATGGTGCAAGAATTGTTGGCAATATGCTGGACGCTGCCCCAGATGAATTGGCAATCGGTATGCCTGTAGAAGTAGTCGTAGACGATCAGGTCTATGAAGACTTATCTCTTATTAAGTTTAAAAAAATATGA
- a CDS encoding FAS1-like dehydratase domain-containing protein produces the protein MSLTTEMLQSLVGIESEVTKGTDEVCRPMIRHYCEVMEDANPLYHDDAYAKNSRYGEIIAPPTQVQVYTMNPLWPKVEREKNSMENLVDLLKEHGYSSIVATAQVQEYFEPMKIGDDISYTLSVKEISPLKQTARGPGYFSTFLYTFLNQRNEVVCKQSFTILSYQAQVQE, from the coding sequence ATGTCATTAACAACAGAAATGTTACAATCGCTCGTTGGCATTGAATCAGAGGTGACAAAGGGCACTGACGAAGTGTGCCGTCCGATGATTCGCCATTATTGTGAGGTAATGGAAGATGCCAATCCACTCTATCATGATGACGCATATGCAAAGAATTCACGCTACGGGGAAATCATCGCACCACCAACACAGGTGCAAGTATATACGATGAATCCACTTTGGCCCAAAGTAGAGCGTGAAAAAAATTCAATGGAAAACTTAGTAGATTTACTAAAGGAGCATGGCTATTCTTCGATTGTTGCGACAGCGCAAGTACAAGAATATTTTGAGCCAATGAAAATTGGAGATGACATTAGTTATACGCTGTCCGTAAAAGAAATCTCACCGTTAAAGCAAACGGCACGTGGGCCAGGATACTTCTCGACATTTTTATATACCTTTTTAAATCAGCGCAATGAGGTTGTCTGTAAGCAGTCATTTACAATCTTATCGTATCAAGCACAAGTGCAAGAATAG
- a CDS encoding CaiB/BaiF CoA transferase family protein, which translates to MTQTALTHLKVLDLSWHIAGPYCTKILADYGAEVIKVERPETGDPSRAAGPFKNNEENLNASGLFAYLNNNKQSITLDLKSEHSIRIIKQLVKDMDLLVENFAPGVMQRLGLDYETLKAINPKLVMVSISNFGQQGEFAHYKATEIITQAMSGFLSSVGEPNREPVRAAGQLRILEYITGTFAASSAIAACRGARVAGIGAHLDISIAEMGLLQRSYPTVQNSYPTSIFKYEGRYVMLPGIEQCKDGHVGISVLTGQHWQGFCFMIEAYDWVEDERFTTLPQRLMHKDIFQERLDAFLMERTTEEVLALGNEWRVPVTLVPTFEDLLSLDQYVEREFFVEVNHPELGIMKQPGAPFRMSKTPWSIRTSAPLLGEHNEKTFKPFYDKSTQV; encoded by the coding sequence ATGACACAAACAGCATTAACACATCTGAAAGTACTCGATTTGTCCTGGCATATTGCAGGACCGTATTGTACCAAAATATTGGCGGATTATGGGGCTGAAGTCATTAAAGTGGAACGTCCTGAAACAGGAGATCCATCAAGAGCAGCGGGTCCCTTTAAAAATAATGAGGAAAATTTAAATGCGAGCGGTTTATTTGCTTATTTAAATAATAATAAGCAAAGTATTACTCTCGATTTAAAATCCGAGCATAGTATACGTATTATTAAGCAATTAGTGAAGGATATGGATTTACTTGTTGAAAACTTTGCGCCTGGTGTGATGCAGCGACTAGGCTTAGATTATGAAACGTTAAAGGCGATTAATCCTAAGCTTGTTATGGTATCGATTTCAAACTTTGGGCAACAGGGAGAGTTTGCGCATTATAAGGCAACAGAGATTATTACGCAGGCAATGAGCGGTTTTTTATCTTCAGTTGGTGAGCCGAATCGAGAGCCAGTTCGTGCAGCAGGACAATTACGTATTTTAGAGTATATCACTGGTACATTTGCCGCCTCCTCCGCTATTGCGGCATGTCGAGGGGCACGTGTAGCTGGAATAGGTGCACATTTAGATATATCCATCGCAGAAATGGGTTTATTACAGCGTTCCTATCCAACTGTTCAAAACTCTTATCCGACAAGTATTTTTAAGTATGAAGGACGTTATGTTATGCTGCCAGGCATTGAACAATGTAAGGATGGGCATGTCGGCATAAGTGTTCTGACAGGTCAACATTGGCAAGGGTTCTGCTTTATGATTGAGGCTTATGATTGGGTAGAAGATGAGCGTTTTACAACGTTACCTCAGCGATTAATGCATAAGGACATTTTTCAAGAGCGTCTTGATGCGTTTTTAATGGAGCGTACGACTGAGGAAGTGCTTGCTTTAGGCAATGAATGGCGTGTACCTGTAACGCTTGTTCCGACTTTTGAAGACCTACTATCCTTAGATCAGTATGTAGAACGTGAATTTTTCGTCGAGGTCAATCATCCAGAGCTTGGCATCATGAAGCAACCTGGTGCACCTTTCCGAATGTCGAAAACACCTTGGTCGATTCGTACAAGCGCTCCTTTGCTAGGTGAGCATAACGAAAAAACATTCAAACCATTTTATGATAAAAGTACACAAGTCTAG
- a CDS encoding MaoC/PaaZ C-terminal domain-containing protein, which produces MEATTYASITWNAIEVGTELPTTSREVTAALVVGGAIAATHDYENVHHDHRAAKAAGADDVFMNILTTNGLVGKYLTDWAGPESTLKKIALKLAVPNYPNDTLVFSGHVKNKYEDNNEWLVEIEFVGKNNLGYHALGEGVLAIPRG; this is translated from the coding sequence ATGGAAGCGACGACATATGCAAGCATAACGTGGAATGCCATTGAAGTCGGAACGGAATTGCCAACTACCTCTAGGGAGGTAACGGCAGCATTAGTTGTGGGCGGTGCCATTGCAGCGACGCATGATTATGAAAACGTCCATCACGATCATAGGGCAGCAAAGGCAGCTGGCGCAGATGATGTCTTTATGAATATTTTAACGACGAACGGTCTTGTTGGTAAGTACTTAACTGATTGGGCAGGGCCAGAAAGCACGTTGAAAAAAATTGCGTTGAAATTGGCAGTTCCGAACTATCCAAATGACACGCTCGTTTTTAGCGGTCATGTCAAAAACAAGTATGAGGACAATAATGAATGGCTAGTAGAGATAGAGTTTGTCGGTAAAAACAATCTAGGCTATCACGCATTAGGAGAAGGCGTTTTAGCAATACCAAGGGGGTAA
- a CDS encoding acyl-CoA dehydrogenase family protein — translation MKFELTAEQELLRKTIREYLAEQITEELIEELKDTPEGGPIWKSYIQKLGEDGWLGVGWPKEYGGQGLTPLEQYIFIEEIDRTGVNIPFITLETVGPTLMKLGTEEQKNYFLPKILKGEVEIAIGYSEPQAGTDLAALETTAIRDGDDYIINGQKIFTTNAHIADYIWLAARTDTTVSKHKGISIFLVPTSDPGFSVTPMALMGEETNVTYYENVRVPASALVGEENKGWQYITSQLSLERLMLSTYARMERMVEETLAFAQDAVIDGERVIDRPWVKEHFAQMKMNLEVLRLLNYRAAWGHDNEQEAPFRPSMNKVFAAEINQRVFDSCMHIMGLFGQVRDGSDWAIANGDAESYAKKRLVFLFGGGANDVQRDLVARFGLGLRRA, via the coding sequence ATGAAATTCGAATTAACAGCAGAACAAGAATTGTTACGAAAAACAATTCGTGAGTACTTGGCGGAGCAAATAACAGAGGAGTTAATCGAAGAGTTAAAAGATACACCTGAAGGGGGACCTATTTGGAAGTCGTACATTCAAAAGCTTGGTGAAGATGGCTGGCTCGGTGTTGGTTGGCCAAAGGAATATGGGGGGCAAGGTCTTACGCCGCTTGAGCAATATATTTTCATCGAGGAAATAGATCGTACAGGTGTCAATATTCCATTCATTACGCTAGAAACAGTCGGTCCAACGTTAATGAAATTAGGGACTGAGGAACAAAAAAATTATTTTCTACCAAAAATATTAAAAGGTGAAGTTGAGATAGCGATTGGCTATTCAGAACCGCAAGCAGGTACTGATTTAGCTGCATTAGAAACAACAGCGATTCGTGATGGTGATGACTATATCATTAACGGTCAAAAGATTTTTACAACCAATGCACATATTGCTGATTATATTTGGCTTGCCGCGCGCACAGATACAACAGTGTCAAAGCATAAGGGCATTTCGATTTTTTTAGTGCCAACGTCAGACCCAGGATTTTCAGTCACACCTATGGCATTAATGGGTGAGGAAACAAATGTTACGTACTATGAAAATGTGCGCGTACCAGCTTCGGCACTTGTTGGTGAAGAAAATAAAGGCTGGCAATACATTACGTCACAGCTATCCCTTGAGCGTTTAATGCTTTCTACATATGCACGGATGGAGCGTATGGTGGAAGAAACATTGGCATTTGCTCAAGATGCAGTCATTGATGGAGAACGTGTCATTGATCGACCGTGGGTAAAAGAGCATTTTGCACAAATGAAGATGAATTTAGAAGTATTGCGTTTACTCAATTACCGTGCTGCATGGGGCCATGACAATGAACAAGAAGCGCCATTTAGACCTTCGATGAATAAAGTGTTTGCAGCTGAAATTAATCAGCGTGTCTTTGATTCTTGTATGCATATTATGGGGCTATTTGGGCAAGTGCGAGATGGCTCTGATTGGGCAATCGCGAACGGCGATGCAGAAAGTTATGCAAAGAAACGCCTAGTGTTCTTATTTGGAGGCGGTGCCAATGATGTGCAACGTGATTTAGTCGCGCGTTTTGGTTTAGGCTTACGCCGTGCTTAA
- a CDS encoding thiolase C-terminal domain-containing protein, producing the protein METIQGKAAIVGIGQTEFSQNCGRTELRMALEAILAAAEDAGLAINEIDGMVNYTMDSATQIDIVRALGIPNLSYFNQIPYGGGASCGTVASAAAAVASGMANYVVCVRSIRDASGPMRYGDFEPTRVSGDLNMGMYHPYGLLTPVSWVAMFANRYIHEYGIKDGQLAWAPLVNRENANRNPNAIFHHRKMTMEEYLESPINVEPLRRHDCCLSTDGAIAVIVTTPERAKALRQKPAIIAGASQGMSTNGEVMTSYYRDEITFLHEVEASGKKLFQQAGITPQDIDVAQIYDAFSPLIPMQLEALGFVSRGEGVAFCEGGTRINRHGELPINTAGGLMSEGYLHGMNLITEGVRQIRGTSTTQIDNVENVLVTGGTCVPTSGLILRRG; encoded by the coding sequence GTGGAAACGATTCAAGGGAAAGCAGCAATTGTAGGAATTGGACAAACGGAATTTAGTCAAAATTGTGGAAGAACGGAATTAAGAATGGCTCTTGAAGCGATTCTAGCTGCAGCAGAGGATGCAGGTTTAGCTATAAACGAAATCGATGGCATGGTCAATTATACGATGGATAGTGCGACTCAAATAGATATAGTACGTGCACTTGGCATTCCTAACTTAAGCTACTTCAATCAAATTCCATATGGTGGTGGTGCGAGTTGTGGCACGGTTGCCAGTGCAGCGGCAGCTGTCGCATCGGGTATGGCGAACTATGTCGTTTGTGTACGGTCCATTCGTGATGCATCTGGTCCGATGCGTTATGGCGATTTCGAGCCAACACGTGTAAGTGGAGATTTGAACATGGGCATGTATCATCCATATGGCTTATTAACACCTGTGTCATGGGTAGCGATGTTTGCCAACCGCTACATTCATGAATATGGCATAAAGGATGGACAGCTAGCGTGGGCACCGTTAGTTAATCGTGAAAATGCGAACCGTAATCCAAATGCTATTTTTCATCATCGCAAAATGACGATGGAGGAATACTTAGAATCGCCAATTAATGTCGAGCCATTGCGTCGCCATGATTGCTGTTTAAGTACGGACGGTGCCATTGCAGTTATTGTAACAACGCCAGAGCGTGCAAAAGCATTAAGGCAAAAGCCTGCGATTATAGCTGGCGCGAGCCAAGGAATGTCTACAAATGGAGAAGTGATGACGAGTTATTACCGCGATGAAATTACGTTTTTGCATGAAGTAGAAGCATCAGGTAAAAAGTTATTCCAGCAAGCTGGTATTACACCGCAGGACATTGATGTGGCACAGATTTACGATGCATTTAGTCCATTAATTCCGATGCAACTGGAAGCACTTGGCTTTGTTAGTAGAGGCGAAGGGGTTGCGTTTTGTGAAGGCGGCACGCGCATTAATCGTCACGGGGAGTTACCGATTAATACAGCAGGAGGCTTAATGTCGGAAGGTTATTTACATGGCATGAATTTAATAACAGAAGGTGTTCGTCAAATTCGTGGTACATCCACAACACAAATAGATAACGTAGAAAATGTGCTTGTTACAGGTGGTACATGTGTGCCAACAAGTGGGCTCATTTTAAGAAGGGGGTAA
- a CDS encoding class I adenylate-forming enzyme family protein, with product MNAYLLLSIASSIAPEQEILTFFKRRLTYGQLSKRVGALASRLAADGVKRGDRVGIVSTNSPEVVESFFAAFQLGATIVPINYRAKPEELAYMLRDSGIKVLLIESRYVQSIEQFLTNPMCNIDKTIVIGDDAQGYELYETYIANNEPIIDFADIEEDDIAILLYTSGTTSLPKGVMLTYTQLTNYVMGHTEAATGLPNGASLTCVPNYHVAGATSICNCIYGGRRIVLIRQFEADTWLDTLEQEQVTHAFLVPTMLKRIIDHPRFGQTDFSSLQSLSYGAAPMPFPIIRQAIEMFPLSVDFANAFGMTETTSTVAVLGPDDHKLVGTPEEIARKIERLHSVGKPLPNVDIKILDDSQHELPPNEIGNVYIKTAKAMKGYWNRPDESQETLIDGWINTKDMGYLDEDGYLFLKGRNSDMIIRGGENIAPQEIENVLIAHPEISDAAVIGVPSVEWGEEILAVIIPSNALAPPAIADITAYCRERLASFKCPRIIEFATELPRTSSGKLLKRDLRDQYTTNLVE from the coding sequence GTGAACGCATATTTGCTATTGTCAATTGCCTCAAGTATTGCACCAGAGCAAGAAATTTTAACTTTTTTTAAAAGGCGTCTAACTTATGGGCAACTATCCAAGCGTGTTGGTGCATTGGCTAGTCGGTTGGCAGCCGATGGTGTTAAACGTGGTGATCGAGTGGGGATTGTTTCGACAAATAGCCCTGAAGTAGTAGAAAGTTTTTTTGCAGCATTTCAACTAGGTGCAACCATTGTGCCGATTAATTATCGTGCTAAGCCAGAAGAGTTGGCATATATGCTACGAGATAGTGGGATTAAAGTTTTACTAATTGAGAGTCGCTATGTCCAATCAATCGAACAATTTTTAACTAACCCAATGTGCAATATTGACAAGACGATTGTAATTGGCGATGACGCACAAGGTTACGAATTGTATGAAACATATATTGCGAACAATGAGCCAATAATTGACTTTGCTGACATAGAAGAAGACGATATTGCGATTTTACTCTATACGAGTGGGACAACGAGCTTGCCGAAAGGGGTCATGCTTACTTATACACAGCTAACGAATTATGTGATGGGGCATACCGAAGCAGCAACGGGTTTGCCGAATGGTGCATCGTTAACATGTGTTCCGAATTATCATGTAGCGGGGGCAACAAGTATTTGTAACTGTATTTATGGTGGTCGCCGTATTGTATTGATTCGCCAGTTTGAGGCAGATACGTGGCTAGACACGTTAGAGCAAGAGCAAGTGACACATGCTTTTTTAGTACCTACGATGCTCAAGCGTATTATCGATCATCCACGCTTCGGACAAACTGATTTTTCAAGTTTACAAAGCTTATCGTACGGTGCAGCTCCGATGCCATTCCCGATTATTCGTCAGGCGATTGAGATGTTCCCTTTATCCGTCGATTTTGCCAATGCGTTTGGTATGACAGAAACGACATCAACAGTTGCTGTGTTAGGACCAGATGATCATAAGCTTGTAGGCACACCAGAAGAAATTGCACGCAAGATTGAACGCTTACATTCGGTAGGAAAGCCGTTGCCAAATGTGGATATTAAAATACTCGATGACAGTCAACATGAGTTACCGCCTAATGAAATTGGTAACGTTTACATCAAAACGGCAAAGGCGATGAAGGGCTACTGGAATCGTCCCGATGAATCGCAAGAAACGTTGATTGATGGCTGGATTAACACAAAAGATATGGGTTATTTAGATGAGGATGGCTATTTATTTTTAAAAGGTCGCAACTCGGACATGATTATCCGTGGTGGTGAAAATATTGCGCCGCAGGAAATTGAAAATGTGCTCATTGCTCATCCAGAGATTTCGGATGCAGCGGTGATTGGCGTACCTAGTGTGGAGTGGGGCGAAGAGATTTTAGCGGTCATTATTCCAAGTAATGCACTTGCACCGCCTGCTATTGCGGATATTACGGCTTATTGTCGAGAGCGACTCGCTAGTTTTAAATGTCCTAGAATAATAGAATTTGCAACGGAATTACCACGTACATCATCTGGAAAGTTATTAAAGCGTGATTTACGTGATCAATATACTACTAACTTAGTGGAATAA
- a CDS encoding MFS transporter: protein MASTESKPQNAKVTRSQWIQFLALVFGAFVAIEAMAFQAPAIPVISQHFKLPTYLAGLILLTFYVASATLYPIVGRLADQYGRKKMLLIGMVIFAISEVAAAIAPDFTVFLIARVFQGVAVGFILPIAIAYIGVIFPPEKRGMASGIFSSVQAIAAMSGAAIAGYLILQYGWPIIYWISAALAFLGLIVVLIFVEESKGEKQSSFDYIGLILIFVTSATLLSVSTIGKTFGFFSSYTIITLIVGIVALTLLWICENRINNPLVELSLLKIKLFSMAVGINLLIVATFMLFIYCMNFFITSRPGGDASQTGLFYMFLYGASSIGGLVVGRLSDKINGRSILIAIFFIPTIVMFIFTMLDASMPFNIIATLAVCLGFVSGANTPILMKFALNEVPKEKLAAGAGLFSFIRDFGTPLGSVSGIVLFSIFKDAAFKETLVANATEAGITSEHSAALLAAGQTGTVENSALAEHLTSLGVSFESIYTTANAAGLTSAVHSIAYIAMALFATILFLCFLIPKAKKAPATAVIASEMVVVEETVS from the coding sequence ATGGCAAGTACGGAAAGTAAACCACAAAATGCAAAGGTCACGAGGTCACAATGGATTCAATTTTTAGCATTAGTTTTTGGGGCATTTGTAGCAATTGAGGCAATGGCATTTCAGGCACCAGCCATTCCAGTAATTTCGCAACATTTTAAATTACCAACCTATTTAGCTGGTTTAATTTTACTAACTTTTTATGTTGCTTCTGCTACACTATATCCAATTGTAGGTCGTCTTGCGGATCAGTATGGTCGAAAAAAGATGTTGCTCATCGGCATGGTCATTTTTGCTATTTCTGAAGTTGCGGCTGCGATAGCACCAGATTTCACAGTGTTCCTTATTGCGCGGGTATTCCAAGGCGTAGCTGTTGGGTTTATCTTACCCATAGCGATTGCTTATATCGGTGTTATTTTCCCACCAGAAAAACGCGGCATGGCATCGGGCATTTTTTCATCCGTACAAGCTATCGCTGCCATGTCAGGTGCGGCAATTGCTGGCTATTTAATTTTACAATATGGCTGGCCCATTATTTATTGGATTAGTGCGGCATTAGCGTTTCTTGGCTTAATTGTTGTCTTAATTTTCGTAGAGGAATCGAAGGGAGAAAAGCAATCATCCTTTGATTACATCGGTCTTATCCTTATCTTTGTTACATCAGCCACACTGTTGTCCGTGTCAACAATCGGCAAAACGTTCGGCTTCTTTTCCTCGTATACAATCATTACGTTGATTGTCGGAATCGTGGCACTTACGCTGTTATGGATTTGCGAAAACCGCATTAACAATCCACTAGTTGAATTGTCGTTATTAAAAATTAAACTATTTAGCATGGCGGTCGGCATTAACTTGCTTATCGTGGCAACCTTTATGCTATTTATTTATTGCATGAACTTCTTTATCACATCACGCCCAGGTGGAGACGCCTCCCAAACAGGATTATTTTATATGTTCTTATACGGCGCCTCATCGATCGGTGGCTTAGTTGTAGGTCGCTTGTCAGATAAAATCAATGGCCGTTCCATTTTAATTGCCATTTTCTTTATCCCAACGATTGTTATGTTTATTTTTACAATGCTAGACGCATCCATGCCATTTAATATTATTGCGACATTAGCCGTTTGTCTCGGTTTCGTTTCTGGAGCCAATACACCAATCTTAATGAAATTCGCCTTAAACGAAGTACCAAAAGAAAAACTAGCGGCAGGCGCAGGTCTATTCTCATTCATCCGTGATTTCGGCACACCATTAGGCTCTGTCTCAGGTATTGTACTATTCTCCATTTTTAAAGACGCGGCATTTAAAGAAACATTAGTAGCGAATGCAACGGAAGCAGGTATCACAAGCGAGCATTCAGCCGCACTACTAGCCGCTGGTCAAACAGGTACTGTCGAAAACAGTGCCTTAGCTGAACACCTTACATCTTTAGGCGTATCATTCGAGTCCATCTATACTACGGCTAATGCAGCAGGTCTTACGTCCGCTGTCCATTCGATTGCCTATATTGCAATGGCATTGTTTGCTACGATTCTGTTCCTTTGCTTCTTGATTCCAAAGGCAAAGAAGGCACCTGCTACAGCGGTTATTGCCTCGGAAATGGTCGTTGTCGAGGAGACGGTTTCTTAA
- a CDS encoding TetR/AcrR family transcriptional regulator, whose amino-acid sequence MKVKKDRRAQHSRNLIKQTYIALVQERGSTVVSITDIVARCNINRSTFYMHFQTKEHLQNQIVLDFIEDICGIMVQYAEPSPTFFFQYDVQHAIFSYVEQHYVAFHTFLTFSDSFMKRLSAEIYNQFLLVVKDKMPAPQIAATYYASVITGMIYHWSVETYYQYSAQFIAQETTKLFESNMLCQQLDR is encoded by the coding sequence ATGAAGGTAAAAAAAGACCGTCGTGCACAGCATTCGCGTAACTTAATCAAGCAAACGTACATTGCTTTAGTTCAAGAAAGAGGCTCTACAGTTGTTTCGATTACAGATATCGTCGCTCGTTGTAATATTAATCGCTCTACGTTTTACATGCACTTTCAAACAAAGGAACACTTACAAAATCAAATTGTTTTGGATTTCATTGAAGATATTTGCGGGATTATGGTTCAGTATGCCGAACCTTCTCCAACCTTCTTTTTTCAATATGATGTACAACATGCAATCTTTAGCTATGTAGAACAGCACTATGTGGCCTTCCACACCTTTTTAACGTTTAGCGACTCTTTTATGAAAAGACTTTCTGCGGAAATTTATAACCAATTTTTACTTGTAGTAAAGGACAAGATGCCAGCACCTCAAATTGCTGCCACGTATTATGCCTCCGTCATAACAGGCATGATTTATCATTGGAGTGTGGAAACCTATTATCAATATTCCGCACAATTTATAGCGCAAGAAACGACAAAACTTTTTGAGTCCAACATGCTTTGTCAGCAATTAGATCGTTAA
- a CDS encoding acyl-CoA dehydrogenase family protein, protein MDFHLNDIQKEFKQTARKFFKEKCALEELHAFEKNPHHFSEKLYTELVDLGFVGLVVPEQYGGFDGDFLDLAIVMEEAGWGLFQGPFFSTIVSGVMPVLTHGTETQKETLLPAFTSGEQKVSYAIAEPHAHNKLEHLTLEAVFAGDKYVLNGTKLFVPFAQSVEKLFVVARTDQGAVGSEAGLTVFLIDKATKGIEVKDIPTISADGLCEVQFNHVEVSVEQIVGKAGEGFRVASDMLTFATALKSIEMTGVLSRAVDITSDYVKERHQFNVPIGSFQAVQHRMSDMLTIVEGGRLAAFHAFSRLVEGKDAKTEVAIAKAWLSQEGQKVVTGAHQLHGGMGIDYDYPLQFCYRRFKGQQLAFGSSEVHLHNLGEWLSIKQEEPSKVSSM, encoded by the coding sequence ATGGATTTTCATTTAAATGATATTCAAAAAGAGTTTAAACAAACTGCACGCAAGTTTTTTAAAGAGAAGTGTGCATTGGAGGAACTACACGCTTTTGAAAAAAATCCACATCATTTTTCAGAGAAGCTATATACCGAACTGGTAGATTTGGGCTTTGTCGGTCTTGTTGTGCCAGAGCAATATGGAGGCTTTGATGGAGACTTTTTAGATTTAGCGATTGTCATGGAGGAAGCGGGTTGGGGCTTATTCCAAGGTCCTTTCTTCTCCACAATCGTAAGTGGTGTCATGCCAGTACTTACACATGGTACGGAGACACAAAAGGAAACTTTGCTTCCTGCATTTACAAGTGGCGAACAAAAGGTCAGCTATGCGATTGCAGAGCCACATGCTCATAACAAATTGGAGCATTTGACACTAGAAGCGGTTTTTGCGGGCGACAAATATGTGTTAAATGGCACGAAGTTATTTGTTCCATTTGCACAGTCAGTTGAAAAACTATTTGTTGTAGCTCGTACAGATCAGGGTGCTGTTGGGTCAGAAGCAGGTTTGACAGTTTTCCTTATTGATAAGGCTACAAAAGGAATTGAAGTGAAAGACATTCCAACGATTAGTGCAGACGGTTTATGTGAAGTGCAGTTCAATCATGTAGAAGTAAGCGTGGAGCAAATCGTAGGAAAGGCTGGAGAAGGGTTCCGTGTAGCAAGCGATATGCTAACATTTGCGACTGCATTAAAGTCTATTGAAATGACAGGTGTACTCAGCCGAGCAGTTGATATTACCTCTGATTATGTGAAGGAGCGTCATCAATTTAATGTACCGATCGGTTCGTTCCAAGCGGTTCAACATCGCATGTCGGATATGTTAACAATTGTTGAAGGTGGTCGTCTAGCAGCCTTTCATGCCTTTTCAAGATTAGTAGAAGGCAAAGATGCGAAAACAGAAGTAGCCATTGCAAAAGCTTGGCTTAGCCAGGAAGGGCAAAAGGTAGTAACAGGTGCCCATCAACTGCACGGTGGAATGGGGATTGATTATGACTACCCATTACAGTTTTGTTACCGTCGCTTCAAAGGGCAACAACTAGCGTTTGGTTCATCAGAAGTTCATCTGCACAATCTAGGTGAATGGTTGTCCATAAAGCAAGAAGAACCTTCAAAAGTATCTAGTATGTAA